Proteins found in one Corynebacterium canis genomic segment:
- a CDS encoding type II secretion system F family protein, with protein MTTAVFWAGAIAILVSAPPSPRVRLFESRPVPRARWLLLCGIVAGPAVVFAPAAALAGLVIFGTVAWAVQAGRRRARETRIAAATSSYVGYLVGDVRAGSPVPQALQAAAETLKHTPDTPHQLLDAATVAARRACNGAQAASVLVDAKDSCPDLGTVGLVLSVAEQHGIPLVELLEQTQRRIDTRLRHRTATTAALQGPQATAVILAVLPAAGLLLGSAMGANPIDFLLHTGLGGILLVVGVGLTCGGFVWSRKIIEAAAQ; from the coding sequence ATGACCACCGCAGTGTTCTGGGCAGGGGCAATCGCCATTCTGGTTTCCGCGCCGCCGTCCCCGCGGGTGCGGTTGTTCGAATCCCGGCCCGTGCCGCGTGCCCGGTGGCTGCTTCTGTGTGGCATCGTGGCGGGCCCCGCGGTGGTATTTGCGCCCGCCGCCGCGCTCGCCGGGCTAGTTATTTTTGGGACCGTGGCTTGGGCGGTGCAGGCTGGGCGTCGCCGCGCGCGGGAGACGCGGATCGCGGCCGCCACCAGCAGCTATGTCGGTTACTTGGTCGGCGATGTGCGCGCAGGTTCCCCGGTTCCGCAGGCATTACAGGCCGCCGCCGAGACGCTCAAGCACACACCAGACACCCCGCATCAGCTTCTCGACGCCGCCACGGTCGCCGCCCGCCGCGCCTGCAACGGGGCGCAGGCGGCGAGCGTCCTGGTAGATGCCAAGGATTCGTGCCCCGACCTGGGCACCGTCGGATTGGTGCTGAGCGTGGCAGAACAGCACGGCATCCCGCTGGTAGAGCTCTTGGAGCAGACGCAGCGCCGGATAGATACCCGGCTGCGGCACCGCACGGCAACCACCGCGGCGTTGCAGGGCCCGCAGGCCACGGCGGTAATCCTGGCGGTATTGCCCGCCGCCGGGCTGCTGCTTGGCAGCGCGATGGGCGCAAACCCCATCGACTTCCTGCTGCACACCGGGCTGGGCGGAATCCTCTTGGTGGTGGGGGTGGGGCTTACCTGTGGTGGGTTTGTGTGGTCCCGCAAGATCATTGAGGCGGCGGCACAATGA
- the ssd gene encoding septum site-determining protein Ssd, which yields MTQQPILVAVAHPVLHPEAMHVAAATGRPIIDTNDPRDIARHIDRCAAALVCDTVSQSLPQHARGRVFLVCPDPGPPDWKAAVQCHAEQAFVLPAQAPELLQALGRDDPVLDQGTAIGVFPAAGGAGASVLAAAIARVAARYVTTAVIDADPHSGGLDLVFGIEDASGVRWGDVNLAAGNLSGELFAALPATDDGIRVLSVARTNVAASRGDHVEHLGAALTSIRSAAELTIVDCTPATVLQLGPALDLVVMVVPAQVRPAAAAIACAAQVRAQHTDIAAIVRHIHWSGLDSGDIERLSGVPVIAEVGTVSRLPKALDMQGMPMRLPRPLIRAANAVLEELR from the coding sequence ATGACTCAGCAACCGATCCTGGTGGCGGTGGCGCACCCCGTGCTACACCCCGAGGCGATGCATGTGGCGGCGGCAACGGGCCGGCCGATCATCGATACCAATGATCCCCGCGATATCGCCCGCCATATTGACCGCTGCGCAGCGGCGCTCGTGTGTGACACCGTGTCGCAGTCGCTGCCACAGCACGCCCGTGGCCGCGTGTTTCTGGTGTGCCCCGACCCGGGCCCGCCGGATTGGAAGGCCGCCGTGCAATGCCACGCGGAGCAAGCCTTCGTGCTGCCCGCCCAGGCCCCAGAGCTATTGCAGGCATTGGGTCGAGACGATCCGGTGCTGGACCAGGGAACGGCCATCGGGGTTTTTCCGGCGGCGGGAGGTGCCGGTGCGAGCGTGCTGGCTGCCGCGATTGCGCGGGTGGCCGCCCGATACGTCACCACCGCCGTGATCGATGCGGACCCGCATTCCGGCGGCCTCGACCTAGTGTTTGGGATCGAGGATGCCTCCGGGGTGCGTTGGGGGGATGTAAACCTTGCGGCAGGGAATCTTTCCGGCGAATTGTTTGCCGCCCTTCCCGCCACCGACGACGGGATACGTGTGCTTTCCGTGGCCCGCACCAATGTTGCCGCCTCGCGCGGGGACCACGTTGAACATTTGGGCGCGGCGTTGACAAGCATTCGCAGCGCCGCCGAGCTGACGATCGTGGATTGCACCCCGGCCACGGTGCTGCAATTGGGGCCCGCGCTGGATCTGGTGGTGATGGTGGTGCCCGCGCAGGTCAGGCCGGCGGCAGCGGCGATCGCATGCGCGGCGCAAGTGCGGGCCCAGCACACGGATATCGCGGCCATTGTGCGCCATATTCACTGGTCCGGCCTGGACTCGGGAGACATCGAACGGCTGAGCGGCGTGCCGGTGATCGCGGAGGTTGGCACCGTCTCCCGCCTGCCCAAAGCCCTGGATATGCAGGGAATGCCCATGCGCCTGCCGCGCCCCTTGATTAGGGCGGCGAACGCGGTGCTGGAGGAACTCCGATGA
- a CDS encoding alpha/beta fold hydrolase: protein MVSPSELATPGPYEHTYVHTRGLRLHAVTCGNPSAPLVLLLHGSRGGWFEYQHVLPLLAKAGYHACAVSLRGYGLSDKPPSGYEIRHAVGDISGTIRALGHSEAIIVGHEAGGVIAWVLATCQPERVRALITINAVHPTDLRRAIAARPWLYTNELVRWPAECLLRRGLGSITFGSADAEYNTRVATYRRACALSASLDKSRLVTLKTTQLIHTWVPASWFLAKAQVPVLILHDAQPRWRHLIRRAGTRTTGRVSSLTIPGAFTHATQLPQVEDPKEFVEVILRYLANTEED from the coding sequence GTGGTTTCCCCTAGTGAACTAGCGACTCCAGGCCCCTACGAGCACACCTATGTGCACACTCGGGGCCTCCGTTTGCATGCCGTGACCTGCGGAAACCCTAGCGCGCCACTGGTTTTACTCCTCCACGGATCGCGCGGCGGCTGGTTCGAATACCAACACGTGCTGCCGCTGCTTGCCAAAGCCGGATACCACGCCTGCGCCGTATCTCTGCGCGGGTACGGGCTTTCCGACAAACCCCCGAGCGGATACGAAATCCGGCACGCCGTGGGCGATATTTCTGGAACGATCAGGGCACTTGGCCATAGCGAAGCCATCATCGTGGGGCACGAAGCCGGGGGCGTGATCGCCTGGGTGCTGGCCACCTGCCAGCCGGAACGAGTACGCGCGCTGATCACCATCAATGCGGTCCACCCCACCGACCTGCGGCGAGCAATCGCCGCGCGGCCTTGGTTATACACCAACGAATTAGTGCGGTGGCCTGCGGAATGCCTGCTGCGACGGGGGCTTGGTTCCATAACTTTTGGGTCCGCCGATGCGGAATACAACACCCGCGTGGCCACCTATCGGCGCGCGTGCGCGCTTTCCGCTTCGCTGGATAAATCCAGGTTAGTGACGCTCAAGACCACCCAGCTGATACACACCTGGGTGCCGGCGTCATGGTTCCTAGCCAAAGCGCAGGTGCCGGTGCTTATTTTGCACGATGCGCAGCCGCGCTGGCGGCACCTGATCCGGCGTGCCGGGACTCGGACCACTGGGCGCGTATCCTCACTCACTATCCCCGGCGCTTTCACCCACGCCACTCAGTTACCGCAGGTTGAGGATCCTAAGGAATTCGTCGAAGTGATCCTCCGATACCTCGCCAACACGGAGGAAGACTAG
- a CDS encoding phage holin family protein: MSTKPGLYTDGSASFQPRVNEIPLSDADARSGSLGTLVSDATAQMSSLFRSELELAKAEITQEAKKGAVGGGLFGVAATVALYSSFFFFFFLAELLSIWLQRWASFLIVFLIMLVIAAVLAWIGFRKVKKIGPPKKTIDSVTELKGLISKDPQRALDARSPGMYS, translated from the coding sequence GTGAGCACGAAACCCGGCCTATATACTGACGGCTCCGCGTCGTTTCAGCCCCGCGTGAATGAAATCCCGCTCTCGGATGCCGACGCCCGATCGGGTTCCCTCGGCACCTTGGTTAGCGACGCCACCGCGCAAATGTCCAGCTTGTTCCGATCCGAACTGGAACTGGCAAAGGCCGAAATCACCCAAGAGGCCAAAAAAGGTGCCGTGGGCGGTGGGCTCTTCGGCGTGGCAGCCACCGTCGCCCTCTACAGCTCCTTCTTCTTTTTCTTCTTCCTGGCCGAATTGCTGTCCATCTGGCTGCAGCGCTGGGCCTCCTTCCTTATTGTCTTCCTTATCATGCTGGTCATCGCGGCGGTGCTGGCGTGGATCGGGTTCCGGAAAGTAAAGAAGATCGGGCCGCCGAAGAAAACCATCGACTCCGTGACCGAACTCAAGGGATTGATCAGCAAAGACCCGCAGCGCGCCTTGGACGCCCGCAGCCCCGGAATGTACAGCTAG
- a CDS encoding HAD family hydrolase produces MTPRANRPAAFFDLDKTIIARSSALAFGREFLHNGLITPVTALQLGVAQTLYRISGHSSEQMDATRDHLVSMVAGWEARTVSRIAEETIHRVVSPAIYAEAKELIAHHKALHHDVVIVSASGYDLVAPIARELGVTRIAATQLEVHDGRYTGEVLFYCKGAAKAEAMRELARVHHYDLARSFAYSDSAVDLPMLEAVGTPVAVNPDRALRRIAADRGWDIRVFRNPVPLFPRTRYTPIAIPVVALTVLALTAFAWRRR; encoded by the coding sequence ATGACTCCCCGTGCGAACCGGCCGGCGGCATTTTTTGACCTCGATAAGACGATTATCGCGCGCTCCTCCGCGCTCGCGTTCGGGCGGGAATTCCTGCACAACGGGCTAATTACCCCCGTCACCGCGCTGCAGCTCGGCGTGGCTCAAACGTTGTATCGAATCTCCGGTCACTCTAGCGAACAAATGGACGCCACCCGAGACCACCTCGTGTCCATGGTCGCCGGGTGGGAGGCGCGCACCGTCAGCCGGATAGCAGAGGAAACAATTCACCGGGTGGTCTCCCCCGCCATCTACGCCGAGGCGAAGGAACTCATCGCGCACCACAAGGCCCTGCACCACGACGTGGTGATCGTGTCCGCCTCCGGCTACGACCTTGTCGCCCCCATCGCCCGCGAGCTGGGCGTAACGCGCATCGCCGCCACCCAATTAGAGGTTCACGACGGCCGCTACACCGGCGAAGTTTTGTTCTATTGCAAGGGGGCCGCTAAGGCGGAGGCGATGCGGGAGCTGGCGCGTGTGCACCACTACGACCTCGCCCGCAGCTTCGCCTACTCCGACTCGGCTGTGGACCTGCCCATGCTGGAGGCTGTGGGCACCCCCGTCGCGGTGAATCCGGACCGCGCCTTACGACGCATCGCCGCAGATAGAGGCTGGGATATCCGCGTATTCCGCAACCCCGTTCCACTCTTTCCACGCACCCGCTACACCCCCATCGCGATCCCCGTAGTGGCGCTGACGGTGCTCGCGTTAACCGCGTTTGCTTGGCGACGCCGCTAA
- a CDS encoding type II secretion system F family protein yields MSPLPVVLCALALLLLAAPKSSDRIAEQTAPTAGRRAPPAKITLDTAADVDLFAACIRAGLSSAHAAGAVARVHGGEPWHSIAALLAIGVSAERAWAPAVGIAGLEDLAFLARVSERSGAAMTTGCSRVADTIRAQVTDTATATAERAGVLIALPLTLCFLPAFFILGLAPTVISLALTIIP; encoded by the coding sequence ATGAGCCCGCTCCCCGTGGTGTTGTGCGCGCTGGCGCTGCTGCTATTAGCGGCCCCGAAATCCAGCGATCGTATTGCGGAACAAACCGCGCCGACGGCGGGTCGCCGCGCCCCACCGGCCAAGATCACCCTAGACACCGCGGCAGATGTGGATCTGTTTGCGGCCTGCATCCGGGCGGGGCTGAGCTCCGCGCACGCGGCGGGTGCGGTGGCCCGCGTGCATGGCGGGGAACCTTGGCACAGCATCGCGGCCCTGCTGGCCATCGGGGTTTCGGCCGAGCGGGCGTGGGCGCCTGCGGTCGGGATCGCTGGTCTGGAGGACCTAGCGTTCCTAGCGCGGGTTTCCGAACGCTCTGGGGCCGCGATGACCACCGGGTGTTCGCGGGTGGCGGACACGATCCGGGCGCAGGTCACCGATACGGCGACGGCCACTGCGGAACGGGCCGGGGTGCTGATCGCGCTCCCGCTCACCCTGTGTTTCCTCCCCGCGTTTTTCATCCTCGGGCTGGCACCGACGGTGATCAGCCTGGCACTCACGATTATCCCTTAA
- a CDS encoding MarP family serine protease: MVDIAILVIVVLALIGGWRQGALTSVLSTVGVIAGLIIGAAIAPFAMSYTSHTALRFLLAIGIVVFFLGMGNLVGGIAGTALRDSMPFKSFQLADSAIGSVFQALATLVVVWLLAIPLATSAPDSIATSIRSSKTLSVVDRFTPAMLDSLPARISAMLTDTGLPPLISPFNQPNGVEVEAPDIQVQNVALVEELRPSVIHVMAEATQCSRRLMGSGFVAANDYVVTNAHVVAGADTVRLDTVIGVRIAEVVYFDPAEDIAVLHSQDLGLEPLQWADGPAVTGQDSIVMGFPESGPFEAAPARVREEITVNGPNIYASGMTQRQAYTVRGSIRQGNSGGPMVDLNGNVLGVVFGAAIDDTDTGYVLTSAEVRNKIGPIQQLTSQVDTQGCVAK; the protein is encoded by the coding sequence ATGGTCGACATTGCGATCTTGGTTATCGTAGTTTTAGCACTTATTGGCGGTTGGCGGCAGGGCGCGCTGACCTCGGTGCTGAGCACCGTGGGTGTGATCGCAGGCCTGATTATCGGCGCCGCCATCGCGCCTTTTGCGATGAGCTACACCAGCCATACCGCGTTGCGATTCTTGCTGGCCATCGGCATTGTGGTGTTTTTTCTTGGGATGGGCAACCTGGTGGGCGGCATCGCGGGGACCGCGTTGCGGGATAGCATGCCCTTTAAATCCTTCCAGCTAGCGGATTCCGCGATCGGCTCTGTGTTCCAGGCGCTGGCCACGCTGGTGGTGGTGTGGCTGCTGGCGATCCCGCTGGCCACGAGCGCGCCGGATAGCATCGCCACATCGATCCGAAGCTCGAAGACACTTTCGGTGGTGGATCGGTTTACCCCCGCCATGCTGGATAGCCTGCCGGCCCGCATCTCCGCGATGCTTACCGATACCGGCCTGCCCCCGCTGATCTCGCCCTTTAACCAGCCCAATGGGGTGGAGGTGGAAGCGCCGGATATTCAGGTGCAAAACGTGGCGCTTGTGGAGGAGCTGCGCCCCAGCGTGATCCATGTCATGGCGGAAGCCACCCAATGCAGCCGCCGATTGATGGGATCCGGCTTCGTCGCGGCCAACGACTATGTGGTTACAAACGCGCACGTTGTCGCGGGTGCCGATACCGTTCGCCTGGACACGGTCATTGGCGTGCGGATCGCAGAGGTGGTCTATTTCGATCCTGCCGAGGATATCGCCGTTTTGCACAGCCAGGACCTTGGTTTGGAACCCCTGCAATGGGCCGACGGGCCCGCCGTGACCGGCCAAGATAGCATCGTGATGGGCTTCCCCGAATCCGGCCCCTTCGAGGCAGCCCCCGCGCGCGTGCGGGAAGAAATCACCGTGAATGGGCCGAACATCTATGCGAGCGGCATGACGCAGCGCCAAGCCTACACCGTCCGCGGTAGCATCCGACAGGGGAATTCCGGTGGCCCGATGGTCGACCTCAATGGCAATGTGCTCGGCGTGGTCTTCGGCGCCGCCATCGATGACACCGACACCGGCTATGTGCTGACCAGCGCGGAGGTGCGCAATAAGATCGGGCCGATCCAGCAGCTCACCTCCCAGGTGGACACCCAAGGCTGCGTGGCCAAATAG
- a CDS encoding NUDIX hydrolase, giving the protein MNDIPGHNTELRPEKAPVWMRRLVDNVHSGSFHNSLSDRARMSNADRSRQAAVLMLFAGTETSATLPNDAAVLLTHRSPSLRSHSGQVAFPGGRLDIGDANPVDCALREAWEETGLDRRSVTPLAQLDEVHIRATGYPVHPVVSHWHTRTPVGVVRPEEADEVFDVPVLSLIDPANRFTVGWGTWTGPAFRINDYVIWGFTGGLLAAALHQAGWEEPWDRENVQNLRDTLAKSRNNERIV; this is encoded by the coding sequence ATGAACGACATACCTGGGCACAACACCGAGCTGCGCCCCGAGAAAGCCCCGGTATGGATGCGACGCCTCGTGGATAACGTCCATTCCGGCAGCTTCCACAATTCGCTCAGCGATCGCGCCCGCATGTCCAACGCCGACCGGAGTAGGCAAGCCGCCGTGCTTATGCTCTTCGCCGGCACCGAAACTTCCGCAACATTGCCTAACGACGCCGCGGTATTGCTCACCCACCGCTCGCCCTCCCTGCGATCGCATTCCGGGCAGGTGGCGTTCCCCGGCGGTCGGCTTGATATCGGTGATGCGAATCCCGTCGATTGCGCGCTGCGCGAAGCGTGGGAGGAAACCGGGTTGGATCGCCGCAGCGTCACGCCATTGGCGCAGCTCGATGAGGTGCATATCCGGGCCACTGGCTATCCCGTGCACCCAGTGGTGAGCCATTGGCACACACGTACGCCGGTGGGGGTGGTGCGGCCGGAGGAAGCCGATGAGGTGTTCGACGTGCCGGTGCTGAGTTTGATCGATCCGGCCAATCGCTTTACCGTGGGGTGGGGCACGTGGACCGGACCCGCGTTCCGCATCAATGACTATGTGATCTGGGGGTTCACCGGCGGGTTGCTGGCGGCCGCGCTGCATCAGGCCGGTTGGGAAGAGCCGTGGGATCGCGAAAACGTGCAGAACCTGCGCGATACCCTGGCGAAATCCCGCAACAACGAGAGGATCGTATAA
- a CDS encoding TadA family conjugal transfer-associated ATPase: MNATDLAERVQRKLAERPQVGGPTDIARLIRDEAGVISDAEVLDVLRRIRDDSTGAGKLEQVLATPGVTDVLVNGAREVWFDRGEGLERANVSFDSDAEVRQLATRLAVACGRRLDDAQPFADGRLHRPDGSSIRVHALLSPPADGGTCISLRVLRQAVTSLDGLVERGTMSAEIAEVLGRIVRAKRSFLVVGGTGSGKTTLLGALLAEVPHNERIICIEDTAELHPPHPHVVNLVARARNVEGHGEITMTDLLRQALRMRPDRIVVGEIRGGEVVDLLAALNTGHDGGAGTVHANSLREIPARMEALAALGGLDRVALHSQLSAAVDIVVSMRRASTGRQLHQIGIVAGNPVHVYTIWDCDRGTGPGFAEYMETLS, from the coding sequence ATGAACGCCACCGACCTCGCGGAACGCGTGCAACGAAAGCTAGCGGAACGCCCGCAGGTGGGAGGCCCCACCGATATCGCCCGCCTGATCCGCGACGAGGCCGGCGTGATTTCCGACGCCGAGGTGCTTGACGTCCTGCGCCGTATCCGCGACGATTCCACCGGCGCCGGCAAATTGGAACAGGTGTTGGCAACCCCCGGCGTGACCGATGTGCTGGTCAACGGTGCGCGGGAGGTGTGGTTCGATCGCGGCGAGGGATTGGAACGCGCCAATGTGAGCTTTGATAGCGACGCCGAGGTGCGCCAATTGGCCACCCGCCTCGCCGTGGCCTGCGGCCGCCGCCTCGACGATGCGCAGCCTTTCGCGGACGGTCGATTGCATCGCCCCGACGGCAGCAGTATCCGTGTGCACGCGTTGCTGAGCCCACCGGCCGATGGTGGCACCTGCATCTCATTGCGGGTCTTGCGGCAGGCTGTGACCAGCCTCGATGGGTTGGTGGAGCGAGGAACCATGAGCGCGGAGATCGCCGAGGTTTTGGGCCGCATTGTGCGGGCGAAGCGTTCGTTCCTGGTGGTCGGGGGCACCGGCTCGGGGAAAACCACGCTGCTCGGCGCGCTGCTGGCGGAGGTGCCGCACAATGAACGCATTATTTGCATTGAGGACACGGCGGAATTGCACCCGCCGCATCCGCACGTGGTGAACCTTGTGGCGCGGGCCCGCAATGTGGAGGGGCACGGCGAAATCACCATGACGGATCTGTTGCGGCAGGCGCTGCGCATGCGCCCCGATCGCATTGTGGTGGGGGAGATCCGTGGTGGGGAAGTGGTGGACCTGCTGGCGGCCCTTAATACCGGTCACGATGGTGGCGCGGGTACCGTGCACGCCAATAGCCTGCGGGAGATACCCGCTCGCATGGAGGCCCTCGCGGCGCTCGGTGGGCTGGACCGGGTGGCCTTGCACTCCCAGCTCAGCGCGGCGGTGGACATCGTGGTATCCATGCGACGCGCCAGCACGGGCAGGCAATTGCATCAGATTGGCATCGTCGCGGGAAACCCGGTGCATGTGTACACGATTTGGGATTGCGATCGCGGCACCGGCCCGGGCTTTGCGGAGTATATGGAGACGCTGTCATGA